In the genome of Chryseobacterium arthrosphaerae, one region contains:
- a CDS encoding helix-turn-helix domain-containing protein: MSESKKVGYEWGVLRSGYALTSVYLGQGEYKKTIDLANELKIAAKTKRDLYGYISSIYRRSALALGYVGLNDASLKDFEEAIRYAKQIENEDRRKHQLAFSYENINIYYENKEKEPGISDTILSNYLKGFEVAKTISDKNTEVSIDDKYGLIAYLSMSVGYSYIKRNDLETAEKYLLNAKNIYENKKYKTDPVQKAETFNELSKLYIKKKLYQKAIEYATNALKFEKQHSFPHERKQTYEHLLQAYLKIGDNEKAEFYREKFTALSDSLNYEEKKTANLTMKKMVTDEVNEHKAISKKQLTTIIVLFLLAAIVTSLLWRRKNINLHRNYEELIAKLNSEKQSDKHELPPKVDSAHDKTRPSITITDETAKVLLLKLEKFETSKKYLRTDLNLTWMANSLSTNTKYLSEVIKNYKNHNFTSYINELRINYIIRMLYENPVYREYKIASLAEECGYATPRVFVNAFKQQTGFTPSYFINQLKEEAQ; the protein is encoded by the coding sequence ATGTCAGAGTCAAAAAAGGTAGGATATGAATGGGGGGTACTCCGAAGTGGGTATGCTCTTACATCTGTTTATCTTGGACAAGGTGAATATAAAAAGACAATAGACCTGGCAAACGAATTAAAAATAGCAGCCAAAACCAAAAGAGATCTTTATGGATACATTTCCAGTATTTACCGTAGAAGTGCTTTAGCCTTAGGATATGTAGGCTTAAATGATGCCAGTTTAAAAGATTTCGAGGAAGCAATCAGATACGCAAAGCAAATTGAAAATGAAGATCGAAGAAAGCATCAATTAGCTTTTAGTTATGAGAATATTAATATATACTACGAAAATAAAGAAAAAGAGCCGGGGATAAGCGATACGATTTTATCTAATTATCTTAAAGGCTTTGAAGTAGCTAAAACGATAAGTGATAAAAATACGGAAGTATCTATTGATGATAAGTATGGATTGATTGCGTACTTATCGATGTCTGTAGGTTATTCTTATATAAAACGCAATGATCTTGAAACGGCAGAGAAGTACCTTTTAAATGCAAAAAATATTTATGAAAACAAGAAATACAAAACAGATCCTGTACAAAAAGCTGAAACTTTCAATGAGCTAAGTAAATTATATATTAAGAAAAAATTGTATCAAAAAGCAATTGAGTATGCCACAAATGCATTAAAATTTGAGAAGCAACATTCTTTTCCTCATGAAAGAAAACAAACCTATGAACATCTTCTTCAGGCATATCTGAAGATAGGTGATAATGAAAAGGCAGAATTCTACAGAGAAAAATTTACGGCTCTCAGTGACAGTCTAAATTACGAAGAGAAAAAGACTGCTAATTTGACCATGAAAAAGATGGTTACGGATGAGGTCAATGAACATAAGGCAATTTCAAAAAAACAACTGACTACTATTATAGTCCTGTTTCTTCTTGCTGCAATCGTTACAAGTCTGCTCTGGAGAAGAAAAAATATAAATCTTCACAGGAATTACGAAGAATTAATTGCTAAATTAAATAGTGAAAAGCAGTCAGATAAACACGAGTTACCACCGAAAGTGGACAGTGCACATGATAAGACCAGGCCGTCTATTACAATTACTGATGAGACCGCAAAAGTTCTGCTTCTTAAGCTTGAAAAATTTGAAACTTCAAAGAAATATCTGAGAACAGATTTAAACCTTACCTGGATGGCTAACAGCCTTTCAACCAACACAAAATACCTTTCAGAAGTTATAAAAAACTACAAGAACCATAATTTCACAAGTTATATCAACGAGCTTCGCATCAATTATATCATCAGGATGCTTTATGAAAACCCGGTGTACAGGGAGTATAAAATTGCATCCCTCGCCGAAGAGTGCGGATATGCCACACCAAGGGTTTTTGTGAATGCTTTTAAACAGCAGACGGGTTTTACGCCTTCTTATTTTATCAATCAGTTAAAAGAAGAAGCACAATAA
- a CDS encoding fibrobacter succinogenes major paralogous domain-containing protein, which yields MKKNTILLSMFLIGVNAFGQVGINTANPHPSASLELASTNKALYLNRVASTTVINNPQSGMIIYDLTDKCIKAYQGSPAGWSGCIAGSSGLTGSVMNLNCAGAYFTPSFATVGQAYTGNLTVPYSGGNGGIYPSQTFTVNGLTFNLPMGVFATGDGNVVYTVTGTPATAGTTSVNITIGGQSCSGANAISLTVNPATGNPGGVLPGTVTLAQNSRYWVASAYDNDYMPYTQPTTPATTAVINADGTPDTLVDVQGTVPTTGITVYIPATVTGSGGTVAAWSSTATIPANLTQNGVATQVTLSWATQNLTASNTSLVATIKAVGNDLLAKKLDLNAGIGNNYLGLLLGTFQYPYNTSGALTTYQLRDIPGIPDRMFGQVDNAGKYEHNFLYLPVQAEDGKIWLNNNLGANYADIDNPLFNLTQQATNQNDINAMGSLFQWGRKADGHELITRNLSISSQPTYKYGVITGQAPTWSPNQPNRINYASSFEWTSLTTPPPGNRWLASSPNNPCPQGFKVPIRTEWQAVITASGSGGIYATNKKLKLTNGGEGSAHSINTGVFNTTTDHYMVADGYSTAGGGGTSHVDGGIVYTSSTGNNSPGIGGSVRCIQE from the coding sequence ATGAAAAAAAACACAATTTTATTATCGATGTTCCTTATTGGCGTGAATGCCTTTGGACAGGTGGGCATTAATACTGCCAACCCGCATCCCAGCGCCTCATTGGAGCTGGCCTCTACCAATAAGGCTCTCTATCTGAACAGGGTCGCCAGTACAACGGTGATCAACAATCCACAATCCGGAATGATCATCTATGACCTCACGGATAAGTGCATAAAAGCATACCAGGGAAGTCCCGCAGGATGGTCAGGCTGTATTGCAGGAAGCAGCGGACTTACAGGCTCGGTTATGAACCTTAATTGTGCCGGTGCTTATTTTACACCAAGCTTTGCAACCGTGGGCCAGGCTTATACCGGAAACTTAACCGTACCCTACAGCGGTGGTAACGGCGGGATATATCCTTCACAAACCTTTACGGTGAACGGCCTTACCTTCAACCTTCCCATGGGAGTTTTTGCCACAGGAGATGGCAATGTAGTCTATACTGTCACCGGAACTCCGGCCACTGCCGGAACGACTTCAGTAAATATTACCATTGGCGGACAGAGCTGTTCCGGAGCCAATGCGATCTCCCTTACGGTGAATCCGGCAACAGGCAATCCCGGCGGCGTATTGCCCGGAACCGTTACACTGGCACAGAACAGCCGCTATTGGGTAGCTTCGGCATATGACAACGACTATATGCCTTATACCCAACCCACAACCCCAGCCACCACTGCCGTCATCAATGCAGATGGCACCCCGGATACCTTGGTGGATGTACAGGGAACCGTTCCTACTACAGGCATCACGGTGTATATCCCGGCTACTGTTACAGGAAGCGGAGGTACCGTGGCAGCATGGAGCAGCACCGCTACCATTCCGGCAAACCTTACACAGAATGGTGTAGCCACACAGGTAACATTATCCTGGGCAACACAAAACCTCACAGCCAGCAATACCTCTCTGGTTGCTACCATAAAAGCGGTTGGAAATGATCTGCTTGCCAAGAAACTGGACCTCAATGCAGGGATAGGAAATAATTATCTGGGATTATTGTTGGGAACTTTCCAATACCCTTACAACACATCAGGAGCGCTCACCACTTACCAGTTACGGGATATCCCAGGTATACCGGACCGAATGTTCGGGCAGGTGGACAACGCCGGCAAATATGAACATAATTTCCTTTACCTTCCTGTGCAGGCAGAAGACGGCAAAATATGGCTGAACAACAACTTAGGGGCTAATTATGCCGATATAGACAATCCTTTATTTAACCTTACCCAACAGGCAACTAACCAGAACGATATCAATGCAATGGGATCCCTCTTTCAATGGGGTAGAAAAGCTGATGGACATGAGCTTATAACAAGAAATCTTAGTATCTCAAGCCAGCCGACTTATAAATATGGAGTGATAACAGGACAGGCACCAACATGGTCTCCCAATCAACCTAACAGGATAAATTATGCAAGCAGCTTTGAATGGACATCACTTACGACACCCCCACCAGGAAACCGATGGCTGGCATCATCTCCAAATAATCCATGCCCCCAAGGCTTCAAGGTACCTATACGAACAGAATGGCAGGCAGTGATCACTGCTTCCGGCAGTGGAGGTATCTATGCAACCAACAAAAAACTGAAATTAACCAATGGTGGAGAAGGTAGCGCTCACAGTATTAATACGGGTGTATTCAATACAACAACTGACCACTATATGGTAGCAGATGGTTATTCCACTGCTGGTGGCGGTGGTACTTCTCATGTGGACGGAGGCATCGTTTACACCAGCAGCACAGGTAATAATAGTCCTGGTATTGGTGGTTCTGTACGCTGCATCCAGGAATAA